From a region of the Malania oleifera isolate guangnan ecotype guangnan chromosome 12, ASM2987363v1, whole genome shotgun sequence genome:
- the LOC131144161 gene encoding uncharacterized protein LOC131144161 isoform X1, with translation MVTEEVEDGEMPNGWPLGLGIMNTRLRVAEGLRATAAESHSLHLPSTSFSSFSSSNLDTESTASFFQDHSVSLGRLIGIRPVDGGSKYFPSSIEEHKRISVTDAHSDVSGGHSVDVSQGICIPLLLGILVKMTRSKSSSKR, from the exons ATGGTTACCGAAGAGGTAGAA GATGGTGAGATGCCTAACGGATGGCCACTTGGGCTAGGAATTATGAACACAAGACTTCGAGTGGCAGAGGGTTTACGAGCCACAGCAGCAGAATCACATTCTTTGCACTTGCCCTCTACTAGTTTCTCTTCATTCTCATCCTCAAACCTTGACACTGAG TCCACAGCTTCTTTCTTCCAAGACCATAGCGTGTCACTGGGCCGACTAATTGGAATTAGACCAGTGGATGGAGGAAGCAAGTACTTCCCGAGTTCGATTGAAGAACATAAAAGGATATCTGTAACAGATGCACATTCAGATGTATCTGGAGGACACAGTGTGGATGTTTCTCAGGGAATTTGCATTCCATTGTTACTTGGCATTCTAGTAAAGATGACCCGAAGTAAAAGCAGTTCAAAGAGATGA
- the LOC131144161 gene encoding uncharacterized protein LOC131144161 isoform X2: MVTEEDGEMPNGWPLGLGIMNTRLRVAEGLRATAAESHSLHLPSTSFSSFSSSNLDTESTASFFQDHSVSLGRLIGIRPVDGGSKYFPSSIEEHKRISVTDAHSDVSGGHSVDVSQGICIPLLLGILVKMTRSKSSSKR, translated from the exons ATGGTTACCGAAGAG GATGGTGAGATGCCTAACGGATGGCCACTTGGGCTAGGAATTATGAACACAAGACTTCGAGTGGCAGAGGGTTTACGAGCCACAGCAGCAGAATCACATTCTTTGCACTTGCCCTCTACTAGTTTCTCTTCATTCTCATCCTCAAACCTTGACACTGAG TCCACAGCTTCTTTCTTCCAAGACCATAGCGTGTCACTGGGCCGACTAATTGGAATTAGACCAGTGGATGGAGGAAGCAAGTACTTCCCGAGTTCGATTGAAGAACATAAAAGGATATCTGTAACAGATGCACATTCAGATGTATCTGGAGGACACAGTGTGGATGTTTCTCAGGGAATTTGCATTCCATTGTTACTTGGCATTCTAGTAAAGATGACCCGAAGTAAAAGCAGTTCAAAGAGATGA